GGAAATCGGGTTTTTTAGATTTTAAGTCAACTCAAACCGCCGAAGTCAGGATATTATCTCGGCTACTGCTTGTTGACTGACGACCAAGGAATCGTTGAAATTGAGTAGAAATGCAAGGAACATGCCAGTTTCGATGTAGTGATTATTGGCACTTGTCGGTAGATCCTATAGCCGTTATGGTCAAAGATTTTCAGATCGTAATCTCAGGCTAATAAGACCTTTTTTGTCTCGCATCAAAAACGGCAGACGGTGTCTGCCGAATCTATGAGTTGGCAAAAAGGGACGATGGCGTCGGCCGAATCCGAGAGTTAACAAAAACAACAGACGCCGTCTGGTGAATCTGGAAATCAGCGAAAAGTGCCAACAGCGTTGGCAGAATCTGGGAATGGCAAGACAACGGACACCGTCTGCAGAATCTAGAAAATTGCGAAAACGGCCGACGCTGTGGGCCGTTTCTGAGAATGGCAAAAACAACGGACATATCTAGTGGATCTCGGGGTTGCTCAAAACGACAGACAGTGTCTGCCGAATCTGAAAATCAGTAAAAAGTGTCTACGGCGTCGGCAGAAACCGGTGTGGTATAAAGTGCAGACTGTGTCCGCAGAATCTGGGGTTGGCGATGACGGCAGACATGTCGGCCAAATCTGAGAGTTACACAAATCTTGACCCAAAGGATGTCCTGTCAGATCCGTGACCATGGATTTCGGAGTTGGGGAAATCTGTTCTCTAAGATGGCCAAGAATCACAGGCGTCAATCCGTATATTAGCACTGATTCCATGTAACGTAGTGCTTTGTCGAATCTAATTCTGTCTAGTTCTATAAGCTGATCGATTCACTCCCTAACTGAAAAACCTGAAATTTGGCTACTCAAGTACATATCTGTGAAGGACAAATCCTGAATGGTTCTTTGTTCCGTGAGCCTATGCAGGTCATAACATTGCATAAAAACGGAAAAGATCTTTGGGACTTAGGCTTGGTAGGTCAGAGATCTGAAAAATTCACGAGGGTAACACTCACTTCTGATGAGACCGCAGAGCTAAAGATCACTGATCCCACCCTTTCCTATGACAGCGATGGACGACGATTGCGAATTGCGCTTCAAGCCTATTCGCTAGGCATCGCATACGAGTTTGATCCCTACTTTGGTCTCTCAATCTCGCGGGTAGACCCTCTACCACATCAATTGGAGGCAGTTTACGAACATCTACTGAAACTGCCCAGTGTGCGCTTTTTGCTCGCGGACGATGCGGGCGCAGGCAAAACCATTATGGCTGGGCTGTTGGTCAGAGAACTTAAACTTCGTGGCCTCATAGAGCGCATTCTGGTCGTTTGTCCTGCCAACCTTTCATTTCAGTGGCGGCGTGAACTTTTGGAAAAGTTTGATGAGAAATTTAAAGTACTTAAAGGGCGCAATATCCGTGACCAGTTTGGAGTCAATCAATGGATGGAGCATAAGCGGGTCATTACTTCGCTTGATCTGGCCAAGCGCGAGGACATTCTGCCTGGATTACGGCAGGTCCATTGGGACTTAGTCATTATCGATGAGGCTCATCGGATGTCAGCACGCGACGAAACTCATCGAAGCCAACGCTATCGTCTCGGAGAATTATTGCGAGACAATACAGATCATATACTACTGCTAACGGCTACTCCTCACAAGGGAGACCCGAAAAATTTTACGCTATTTCTGCAGCTACTTGATCAAGATGTATATGCAGATGTACAGTCAATTCGGAAAGCTATGGATCGCAAGAGCGCACCTTTCTACTTGCGGCGTACGAAGGAATCCATGGTCTATTTTCCAGAGCTTCAGGCCGATGGAAGTTGGGATACGAAGCGTGTATTTACGAAATGGATTCCACACACCGCCGGATTTAAAATTGATGGTTCTGAGTTCAAACTCTATCGCAAAATTACGCGGTTTGTGAAGCGCCAAAGCCAACGTGCGGCGGTAGCAGCCAGAGATAACAACCCTAGAGCACATGCAGTTGGCTTCCTGATGTCGCTATACCAACGACGTCTCGCATCCAGTATCTATGCGATCAGGAGATCGCTTGAAAAAAGAGCGAATAGATTAGAGGATGGCCTGGAACATGCACAGGATTTAATTAGCACTGCACCGTCTGACTTATCTAACTTACCTGATTGGGAAGAACTTGAAGAGTATAGAGATGATGAACGAGAGCGAATAGAGGAACTTCTGGAGGCGATCTCTCTCACGGGAAAAGCTGAACAGGTACACGAGGAAATTGCCGAATTATTGGAATTGGCCGAAGACGCCAAAGCCGTTCAGAACACAGGAACTGAGGCGAAGCTTCAACATCTTCGCAAAATCTTGCAGGAGAAAGGTTTCTTTGATCGTCCCGACCAACGCCTCTTAGTTTTTACTGAATTCAGGGACACACTAAATTACCTGACGGAGCAGTTAGAGAAATGGGGGTTCAACGTAGGTTGTATTCACGGTGGTATGAAACCTGGTTCGCGAGGCGAACCGGGAAGTCGACTTTTTGTTGAGCAGCAGTTCCGCGAAGGTGCGATTCAGGTCTTGGTAGCGACTGAGGCAGCCGGAGAAGGTATTAATCTCCAGTGCTGTCATATCCTCTTCAATTACGATATCCCATGGAATCCGAATCGACTGGAACAGCGCATGGGTCGTATTCACCGTTATGGACAGCAGAAAGACTGTCTGATTTTCAATTTTGTAGCCACAAACACTATTGAGGGGCGCGTTCTTGATCGCCTGTTGGAAAAGCTTCAAGAAATCCGAGATGCGCTAGATGATGATGCCGTATTTAATGTTATTGGCGAAGTATTGCCACCTGCACATATAGAGCGCGTACTCCGCGATTACTACGCAGGAGACTTGGGGGATAATGATCTTGAAGAACGAATACTGAAAAATGTCGACGAGAAGCATTTTCGGGATATCTGCCAGACGGCGCTGGAAGGGCTGGCCACCAAAAAACTCAATCTTGATTTGCTTAATGAGCGACGCGCCCGTGCTCAAGAGCGGCGAGTTATTCCCGAGACCATTGCACGATTTCTGGAGGAATCTGCACAAGATGCAGATTTATCTCTTAAACCTGTTCGCAATCAAGATCATACATTCGATCCAGGGCGAACGCCTCAGAGTTTGAAGAAATACGAGTTTGATGAAGACTGGCAGTTTCCAGATCTCGCTCTTCGTTATCCACGCCTGTCCACGGATCGTCAAACAGCAGATAACAACAACCTGGAATGGGTTCACCCGGGGCATCCGCTCTTTGAGGCCCTGAGAAGGTTTGCATTTGATGCTGGCCAAGATGCTTTTGCCAAGGGTGCTTGCTTCTATTCCCTGACACATGAGGTACCCAGTCGACTCGATTTCTATCAAGCTCGGATCGTTGACGGTCTCGGGAAAATTATCCGTGAACGGTTATTTGCAGTAGAACTGTCGGAGAATAATCCCCCTATTCTTCGTGGGCCCAGCGTTCTTGGTGACATGACTCCTGCCGGTGTTTCAGAACAGTTACCATCTGTGGCGCATTTAGCCGAAAACTCTGAATGGGTTCAACAAAACATACTTATGTCTTTTGTTGGTGAGGTTCGGAGGGAGCGTGTTGCCGAAGTTGAGCGAATTAGTGAACATGTTGAGATCTCTCTGAAAGAGGTATTACATCGGATTGATTTGGAAATTGGTCGGGCTAATGAAGATGTAGGAAATAAGATCATTGGGGCCGAGGGGCGTTTAGCAAAAGCGGAACGCCGATACGAAGATGCCTTTGCACGACTTGCACGTCGGCGGGAAGAGCTCAAGCAGCAGCGATCAATGACACCTCAGGGATTTCGTCGACTTGCAAGTGTGCTTGTCTTACCTCATCCTGACCGAGAAGTATTGGATGCCCGACGCTTGCGCCCCCACCCTGAAACTGAAATGACGGCTATGCGTGTCGTTATGGAACATGAGAAAGCACATGGTCGCCAAGTCGAAGACGTACACAAAAAGAATCTTGGGTACGACATCACCAGTCGTGATCCCATATCTGGTGAGTTGCGTTTGATTGAGATCAAGGGACTGGCAAATCCTACAGGGAGTATTTTGCTTACCCCTAACGAGCGACGTGTTGCCGAGGATCGTCGAGATTGTTTCTGGCTCTACGTCGTGACCAATTGTGCGAATGATCCCCAACTGCAGGAGCCGATCAAGGATCCCGCACGTTTTCCTTGGCATGAGGTCACCGAGGTACAACATTACTGGTTAGATATTAAGACCTTAACTCAGGAATGAGGACAGGAGAAAGTATCACTCGCCCTAGTAGACCGACGGGTCATGACAAAATCTGCAAAGAAATCAGATTCGCTGGATAAGCGATACCAATCGGTTTACGACGATGTGTCTGGTATCGTGGACATCGCCCGTGGACATGCCGCACGGTCAGTAAATGCCATTATGACAGCTGCCTATTGGTTGATTGGCCAATATATCGTTGAATTTGAGCAAAGAGGCAGGGAGCGTGCCAATTACGGTGAAGAGATTATCAAACGCCTTTCGGTAGACCTTTCTGCCCGTTTTGGTAGAGGGTTTTCGGTTAGCAACCTTTGGCAAATGAGGGCCTTCTTCCTTTCGTGGCAGAAAGTGCAGACACTGTCTGGAAAATCTGAGAGTCAACAAAAACTCCAGACACCGTCTGGAGAATCCGAGAATCAACAAAAACTCCAGACACCGTCTGGAAAATCTTCCCTGAGCCTTCTCGCCTCATATTTTCCACTACCTTGGTCAGCATATGTACGCCTAATCGCAGTCAAGAACTCCAACGCCCGCGAGTTCTATGAGATAGAGGCGTTGCGCGGAGGTTGGACGATCCGCCAGCTTGACCGGCAGATCAATTCTCAGTTCTACGAGCGCACGGCTCTTTCTAAGGATAAGGTTGCAATGCTCAAAAAAGGGCAGAATGTCAGAGAGACTGATACCCCCCTTCCTGAAGAGGCCTTCAAGGATCCATATGTCCTTGAATTTCTAAATCTGAAAGATGAATACTCTGAGAGTGATCTTGAAGAAGCATTAGTTAGTCATCTAGAGACCTTTCTACTTGAATTAGGTAATGACTTTTGCTTCATGGGTCGGCAGAGGCGCCTCCGCATAGGTGATGCTTGGTATCGGATGGACTTGGTATTCTATCATCGGAGACTACGGTGTATCGTTATTATTGACTTAAAGCTTGGAAAGTTTACCCATGCCGATGCCGGACAAATGCATCTCTATCTCAATTATGCTCTGAAAAATTGGGTTCTGGAGGGAGAAAATCCACCGGTAGGACTGATTTTATGTGTACAAAAGGACGAAGCGGTTGCACAATACGCGCTTGAGGGGTTACCGAATAAAGTAATGGCTGCGGAATACCGTACAGCCTTGCCGGACGAGCAACTCCTTGCATCTGAAATTGACTATGCCCGTAAAGCAATAGATGCGTCCGATTTGCTGTCAGGGGATAATTTGCGGTCAATCAATGGTGGCAAGGGATTGAAAGATAATTCTGGGGGGATTTCATGATTCCGCGAGAGTGCAAGCGACTTGCTGAGGTAGATTTCCCAATTGCTGAGGTCTCGAAGCATGCTGCAAAAGAGAAGTCAATCCGGCATAGCCATCCCTCCACATTGCATCTATGGTGGGCCCGACGTCCTCTGGCGTCATGCCGGGCTGTGCTGATGGGGTTGCTACTTCCAGATCCATGTGATCCTCATTGT
The genomic region above belongs to Rhodothermaceae bacterium and contains:
- a CDS encoding DUF1016 domain-containing protein translates to MTKSAKKSDSLDKRYQSVYDDVSGIVDIARGHAARSVNAIMTAAYWLIGQYIVEFEQRGRERANYGEEIIKRLSVDLSARFGRGFSVSNLWQMRAFFLSWQKVQTLSGKSESQQKLQTPSGESENQQKLQTPSGKSSLSLLASYFPLPWSAYVRLIAVKNSNAREFYEIEALRGGWTIRQLDRQINSQFYERTALSKDKVAMLKKGQNVRETDTPLPEEAFKDPYVLEFLNLKDEYSESDLEEALVSHLETFLLELGNDFCFMGRQRRLRIGDAWYRMDLVFYHRRLRCIVIIDLKLGKFTHADAGQMHLYLNYALKNWVLEGENPPVGLILCVQKDEAVAQYALEGLPNKVMAAEYRTALPDEQLLASEIDYARKAIDASDLLSGDNLRSINGGKGLKDNSGGIS
- a CDS encoding DUF3883 domain-containing protein translates to MQVITLHKNGKDLWDLGLVGQRSEKFTRVTLTSDETAELKITDPTLSYDSDGRRLRIALQAYSLGIAYEFDPYFGLSISRVDPLPHQLEAVYEHLLKLPSVRFLLADDAGAGKTIMAGLLVRELKLRGLIERILVVCPANLSFQWRRELLEKFDEKFKVLKGRNIRDQFGVNQWMEHKRVITSLDLAKREDILPGLRQVHWDLVIIDEAHRMSARDETHRSQRYRLGELLRDNTDHILLLTATPHKGDPKNFTLFLQLLDQDVYADVQSIRKAMDRKSAPFYLRRTKESMVYFPELQADGSWDTKRVFTKWIPHTAGFKIDGSEFKLYRKITRFVKRQSQRAAVAARDNNPRAHAVGFLMSLYQRRLASSIYAIRRSLEKRANRLEDGLEHAQDLISTAPSDLSNLPDWEELEEYRDDERERIEELLEAISLTGKAEQVHEEIAELLELAEDAKAVQNTGTEAKLQHLRKILQEKGFFDRPDQRLLVFTEFRDTLNYLTEQLEKWGFNVGCIHGGMKPGSRGEPGSRLFVEQQFREGAIQVLVATEAAGEGINLQCCHILFNYDIPWNPNRLEQRMGRIHRYGQQKDCLIFNFVATNTIEGRVLDRLLEKLQEIRDALDDDAVFNVIGEVLPPAHIERVLRDYYAGDLGDNDLEERILKNVDEKHFRDICQTALEGLATKKLNLDLLNERRARAQERRVIPETIARFLEESAQDADLSLKPVRNQDHTFDPGRTPQSLKKYEFDEDWQFPDLALRYPRLSTDRQTADNNNLEWVHPGHPLFEALRRFAFDAGQDAFAKGACFYSLTHEVPSRLDFYQARIVDGLGKIIRERLFAVELSENNPPILRGPSVLGDMTPAGVSEQLPSVAHLAENSEWVQQNILMSFVGEVRRERVAEVERISEHVEISLKEVLHRIDLEIGRANEDVGNKIIGAEGRLAKAERRYEDAFARLARRREELKQQRSMTPQGFRRLASVLVLPHPDREVLDARRLRPHPETEMTAMRVVMEHEKAHGRQVEDVHKKNLGYDITSRDPISGELRLIEIKGLANPTGSILLTPNERRVAEDRRDCFWLYVVTNCANDPQLQEPIKDPARFPWHEVTEVQHYWLDIKTLTQE